The DNA sequence CTACAAATCTCGGAGATCGTTTTATCGATAAATTAGCTTTCTTTGGAGAAATCTACAGTGACTAACATTAAGTGTACTCCACTGGATTCTGATAATTATCATCAAATGATGcaaatcagtggcggatttagggggggggggggcgcagccggcgtgcgccccctaaaattttcaaattaaaggtaaatcgtggtctcttctttagaaaaatgtaaacgatagaagaagcaataatttcgtccactctcggagaaataaatgacaaaatctttttatttattgaattactctTATTgggacagaaaatagtaaaaatgactgcataggagacatatttctacccctataaaatctgtaaaatccaggagcatCCGGGGGTTTCGCCCCTGGGCCCCCacgagggcttcgccctggacccacagccccccccctccctaacCACATTTCCAGGATCCACCCCTGCAAATGAATAATCAATCTGTTAATCGTGATTATAAATTTTTACCGATGAGGTCAGCTGCCATTTTATGATGACCGTAATATATACTACGGTCATCGGCTTGTACACCTTGTGTCTGTGAAATTGCTTACACAATTTACTGTGTCGAATTTAATTGGCGACAATGCTGCATGCTATGGTAAGTCATATTGTAGTTTAATTAAATCTTCTAATCAATCAAGAAGCATGGTGAATCGTATatcaaacatgtacatgtagcttatgAAGTCTAGTCTATGAAACACGCGCTTTTGGTTGGAACGACTTCAAAGTTGATCTCGCGCTATGGGGTACACGTCAGGCCTACATAACCTACACATATATGTAACCTACGCATATCTTCTGTTATCAAAATTAGTTACAAACTCCTACATGTTTCCAAATTTGATGAATAAAGAATACATGCTACGTATACAATATGTGAAGAACCAAGATGGCTTCCTCACGGTTGACACTTCGTCGGTATCTTGCTAAGCGAATCCTTGCGCGGTGCAATCAATTTGTATTTACCGTTTACGAAATTAAACaataaatgtttgtaaaacatatatgccccctggtgcaaaattgaaaacggTTATAcatatgcatcatttaattgataatagtgCCAAACCAATGCAAGATAttgcagacaatatcttcctatgttcaAAGTGGATTGACTACATGACCTAAAACTCattaggagtcatctactccttattctgtaccagtgtacaaagtttggtgtcaatcaagcaaatgattcttaaaatataaaagacaatatattactatgtccagtttgacccttgacctttgaccatgtgaaacTAAATTTTATAGGATgatctactccttatgatgtatcAGCgcaccaagtttaatgtctgtcaagcaaagggttctcaagatattgagcggacagtatatttctatgtccagtttgacccttgaccttgtgacctcaaaatcaataggggtcatctactccttagaatgtaccagtgtaccaagttggatgtctgtcaagcaaagggttctcaagatattgaatgggtAGTATATTCGtaattcctatgtccagtttgaccattgacctttgaccatgtcaataggggtaatctactccttaggatgtagtaagcgaaaggttctcaagatattgagtggacagtgtcttcctatgtccagaatggatttactcttgacctttgaccttttgacctgaaaattgatagggatcctcttctactcataacaaacccacatatgaaatatcattatcatcaagtgaatggttcttaagatatatagcggacaacatgtggtctaccgaccaacaTACCGCCCGACAGGTGCAAAGTAATATGCCCCTCTTCCCTGAAGGGGCATAACAATGTTTGCATATTTTAGtgttgaaattaaattataaggatttactttaagttgttttttttttattttataggaTATAAATTGGTTTGGGACAGTTTACGCTTATAAAAAGCGTAAACTGTCCCAAACTAGTTTATATCgtataaattaaagaaaaattaaattccttaaatacagtactttatcttaaaattcagAAGAGCGGATTGATGCATATgcttttttaaatgaatacatgtattatagtatATACACACCAAAAAGGCAGTCAAACAGAGCGTCCACTGGCCAAGTTAAATGATCCTATTCATGTATagaattattttattgtataccTTTATTGCACATTTATTTACACACGcattatataaacaaaaatcgAATAGTCATTGAGGAATCAGTCAAACGTCAGTAGTAGTGTTATCGATGTATCATGTACTTATATTGCAGCTTATAGATGTGACATAATCTGTGTGAACTGTATTTATATTACAGCTTATAGATGTAACATAATCTGTGTGAACTGTACTTATATTACAGCTTATAGATGTATCATAATCTGTGTAAACTGTACTTATAATGCAGCTTATAGATGTAACATAATCTGAGTGAACTGTACTTATAATGCAGCTTATAGATATAACATAATCTGTGTGAACTGTACTTATATTGCAGCTTATAGATGTATCGTAATCTGAGTGAACTGTACTTATATTGCAGCTTATAGATGTAGCATAATCTGTGTGAACTGTATTTATATTACAGCTTATAGATGTAACATAATCTGTGTGAACTGTACTTATATTGCAGCTTATAGATGTATCATAATCTGTACTTATATTGCAGGTTTACTTTTAAGAACAAAAATAATATTACTGTGCGAATAATAAACTATGGAGGAATCATAACGGACATCTGTGTTCCTGATAAAAACGGAAAAGTTGCGGATATTAACCTAGGATTTGATGACATCAAAGGTAGATCATGGGGAAAAAACCCCACCCAAATTACCCCATCCCCCAAGAAAACCTcgaaacaacaacaaaagctTGTAATAATAAAGTCACtacaaattcaatatatattAACTGAATTCACAATAAACCCTAtaattcagattttttttaatacatattaattaatgattattaattataaattaataattataaatgcattttattattgcatgatattttgatatatgacatagggtatgaaaaacgtcaccCATACTTTGGGGCGATATGTGGAAGAGTGGCTAACAGAATAGGTGGAGGGAAATTTACGCTGGACGGGAAAGAGTATCAGCTTCCGGTAAACAACGGCCCAAACCATCTACATGGCGGGGTGAAGGGGTTTGATAAGGTATCTatcaaatacaaatatatcCTGCCGCTCTAAACCTGTTTTTTCTTTGCAAAATTCTTCAAAGGTAtgggtgtttttttgtttttgtttttttgttgttgttttttttatatatataaaacctgCAATCTCGTATGAACCATTTCTATAATCTGGAGTGGATCTGGAACgaacattttcttcaatctgGAGTGAACCTCTTGTATAATGTGGAGTGAAccttttgtatattttgtaattctgGGGTGAACTTTTTGGCTAGGTGGTTTGGAAAGCCAGGGTGGACGATGACAATCTCGTTCTGACGTATGTCAGTCCTGATGGCGAAGAGCAGTACCCAGGGACGCTAACCACGGAGGTTAGATACCGACTGACCAATGACAACCAGCTTAGCATCGACTACACGGCAACGACGACAAAAGCCACACCCATCAACCTCACAAACCACGCCTACTTAAACCTAGCGGGACAGGTCACTATAAACTCAAGCAGTTGAAATTAGAATATCGTCATCAATTCAAATTATCACAATTCTGTTAAATTTTATACAGCGTTTCTAGTACACCGAAAACAGATTGTTACTTTCATTGCAGGGTTTTCCTAACATTGAGGATCACGTGCTTTGGATTGACGCTTACACATACACTCCCCTGGATGAAAACATCATTCCAACAGGTGCTATCCCAATAAATCACAAATTAATTACTTCCCCCATCATCTAATCACAAAAAGTCCATCTCCATCAGAATATAAAACACCTACTGGTAATTTATTGGTAATTCAATAAACCTGGGTTTCTTGGAATGTATGTTTAGCGATTGTTTTCAGTATAATTCATGTATATTCACTGCCTCTCCTGGACAATTTAAAACTCACCAGATGCCAGTGCTGTTTTTGTCTGCCGCTTTAAATCAGTCATGTAGATGTTGGGATTAAGCGGTAGCTTTCctaaatcaatcattttctgATCAGATCTTCGACCACATGTGACTGGTCGTCACTCTGAAGTAAACCTCAATTTTATTGTACCGCATCACAATTACTACGATGTTATTGTTTGTGAATGCTTTCTCTCTTCATCTGCTTCTTTC is a window from the Ostrea edulis chromosome 5, xbOstEdul1.1, whole genome shotgun sequence genome containing:
- the LOC125649728 gene encoding galactose mutarotase-like codes for the protein MADQVIPTQDSFGRLQDGTEINRFTFKNKNNITVRIINYGGIITDICVPDKNGKVADINLGFDDIKGYEKRHPYFGAICGRVANRIGGGKFTLDGKEYQLPVNNGPNHLHGGVKGFDKVVWKARVDDDNLVLTYVSPDGEEQYPGTLTTEVRYRLTNDNQLSIDYTATTTKATPINLTNHAYLNLAGQGFPNIEDHVLWIDAYTYTPLDENIIPTGVIAPVAGTAYDLRTPTRLGDRLKHVNNGKGYDINFCVGGQPGKLTRVASLEHPPSGRKMEVYTTEPGLQCYTGCNMVTGVFGKGGVEYQKFASVCLETQHFANSVNQPNFPNTILRPDQTYRHTSVYKFGLTL